Proteins from one Cryptomeria japonica chromosome 4, Sugi_1.0, whole genome shotgun sequence genomic window:
- the LOC131053482 gene encoding uncharacterized protein LOC131053482 isoform X1: MDFKKVERSYYSTPNGYRLATFDEVKNGLPMIKEQNILNKWDRVRLLDGWITGPGYNFEMGNDFKGCLGYMLLIQIKESEVFPGGTYANVHLTERGKEVALFLCVDDWNYEVVYWLLNSWSNSETMNIGEVIEGNILLGDVNFFEEKNKIMGHVARRLGEEGGAALQKAGKTKYSGKDSVKEVLSGMIKIVTEYYATMEVMGCGIWRMFALFEAEEFCLPDSVRKGDVAEPFWSFVCDSFAGYVVEVFALTSLLEISKMKIKSPCPKDLMTATSILLYLSDFRSDIIHEPLAHHCQDNCAGKILRHAAEKAVGVPQTFNSMLRHNPMWRCYDATGNYGVLSKLLFIVAKGEYTHIEQVKNMAGTVVEMLLQCGAQPGRRYAIGKYKAKTALHLVTKIRDKDVGTKITQALLDRCDEQSISELVNAADDRGRSALHSASEKGGAHICGLLVGGGASVTAQDKKGMTALHYAFEGEFDEVIDVLLESPRVSESLDLKDNRGYTPLDIAVEKKKYESIAELLSKSEESKTYFNKVDPAQFLCTSLQLGYVRIADRLFKNGVRLPYGDRDQEGKTALHLAAMCDNESNAMEIISLLIERATPDSENMVAKRDNRGRTALHEAALNGHAELCQGLLELNPELIYIKDRDGRNPLYDVVKGEYKDRKSIYPAYNENYKLSLSMKLLDAYLEKDVSGDDLMDSSGRTLLHIAASQGKAEFVEELLSRDKIKTKLLSRADIRAQTPLHMAVKRGEKDIVKILLDHGAHPLRERDCDGRTALHYAVQAKAEDKRELAPEHKKELALDLLEACKSDEEKSLLLWASAAGFGTADQYPSKENDPLHKFLVDEKNKLKEDESLNRKYKGNLLKMAASLGQIDMTKELISRGYQIGDIRDPEWTPENQEEVKKVLRQIETIKEQGNDKPAITDALGRFDYAQGLAALFLNPYIKPPIAVGITGSWGMGKSSLMLQTQRILLTTAAQMALFQSSKLSSSELELPDIKPCELSTKAKRKCKHIYRQIKCEERVNKNRFLVLWDNIRWKLKHISVEEVKKELDKILNEYDLKYLKVIKALAAMNSSDMLKTNASRPKADPPAEENVPAVLTVQYNAWKYKDDTEALAGIAVEITKELEGIMTQDQWLSTCWRNTWEKKKYSLWIEIFFPSLLALVLVSSFTWILWVVLDGDKLKGWVKAKYAWPPAAVVIIVWTLTKSIMGVLKPVSTQLMQYISFPDHADKLGYQEQVIPDISFLKDEIGKTASWVFVVLSWVFAVFSWVFTIIKVICGLITGWYIISLPFHHRSHEKVIEAPKLTPASGSNLRIIVFVDDLDRCQESVILKVLSAVNLVLAECNINVVIGMDKRLIERAIIKKFEDANAKDNQELADMYLQKIIQVPVDLPDPSDEESSRFLKGQLGVSENENKTSIEDNGSSTNGDEEREDVPDNRSSTTSAEEQEAVEQNSEAQDHTAISVQSPSETADMRYATGQEKPTSYTLVREMLFVRYSRGEENAFLYFQRLATDCRKHPREWKRLLNYHRLVWYIFSVNEKAKNFYGWQVELITWIFMCWEWQEFMNLVIKKWKEIGDLKMNAPSLLMIVEHLMEERERENMKVTSHDENGKGKIVKTKKPEDISKSTDDFQNSEKANAERIMEQKLDALEKSLVELKKEMKRLKEVISDELKKEMKQLKEVISDELKKDLKEFKEQVSDEFEKIKEQMVGKKRGKSEESWETEKKNWERMKSALEKYDVSMDGVESFQRFRFYCIAGYLPPFGEDSKNGSS, encoded by the exons AAGTGTTTCCAGGTGGCACATACGCTAATGTTCATCTCACCGAACGAGGAAAAGAAGTGGCATTATTTTTGTGCGTAGATGATTGGAATTATGAAGTAGTTTACTGGTTGCTAAACTCTTGGTCGAATTCTGAGACCATGAACATTGGGGAAGTGATAGAGGGAAACATATTACTCGGTGATGTCAATTTTTTTGAAGAGAAGAACAAAATAATGGGTCATGTAGCCAGAAGACTTGGGGAAGAGGGAGGTGCTGCGCTTCAGAAGGCAGGAAAGACGAAGTATTCTGGCAAAGATTCAGTCAAAGAAGTGCTATCTGGCATGATCAAAATTGTTACAGAATATTATGCCACCATGGAAGTCATGGGTTGCGGCATATGGAGGATGTTTGCACTGTTTGAAGCTGAAGAATTTTGTCTTCCGGATTCTGTAAGGAAGGGAGACGTTGCAGAGCCATTCTGGAGTTTTGTGTGCGACAGCTTTGCGGGCTATGTTGTAGAAGTTTTTGCTCTTACAAGCCTTCTAGAAATAAGTAAGATGAAGATAAAAAGCCCCTGCCCGAAGGATTTGATGACCGCCACTTCCATTCTCTTGTATCTCTCGGATTTTCGATCCGATATCATACATGAACCACTCGCGCATCATTGTCAGGACAACTGTGCAGGAAAGATTCTGAGACATGCTGCCGAGAAGGCAGTCGGTGTCCCACAAACTTTTAACAGCATGTTACGACATAACCCAATGTGGAGGTGCTATGATGCCACGGGTAATTATGGTGTTCTCAGCAAGCTTCTATTCATTGTAGCGAAGGGTGAGTATACTCATATCGAACAAGTAAAAAATATGGCTGGTACCGTTGTAGAGATGCTATTGCAATGCGGCGCCCAGCCTGGACGACGCTATGCAATTGGTAAGTACAAAGCCAAAACGGCCTTACACTTAGTTACGAAAATTCGCGACAAAGATGTGGGGACAAAGATTACACAAGCTTTGCTAGACAGGTGTGATGAACAAAGTATATCTGAGTTAGTGAATGCGGCAGACGATAGAGGTAGGAGTGCTCTTCACAGCGCTTCAGAGAAAGGAGGTGCACATATCTGTGGACTGCTTGTCGGTGGCGGCGCTTCAGTGACTGCTCAAGACAAAAAGGGTATGACAGCCCTGCACTATGCATTTGAAGGAGAGTTTGATGAAGTTATAGATGTGTTACTGGAGAGTCCGCGTGTCAGTGAATCACTTGATTTAAAAGACAATAGAGGATACACACCTTTAGATATAGCTGTTGAGAAGAAGAAATATGAGTCAATAGCAGAATTGTTATCAAAGTCAGAAGAGTCAAAAACTTATTTTAATAAAGTGGATCCGGCACAATTCCTATGTACCTCTTTACAACTTGGTTATGTGCGTATCGCTGACAGGCTGTTTAAAAATGGAGTAAGGCTGCCATATGGTGATCGTGATCAAGAAGGCAAAACAGCTCTGCATTTGGCTGCTATGTGTGACAATGAGTCTAATGCAATGGAAATTATTTCCTTATTAATTGAACGAGCAACTCCAGATTCAGAAAACATGGTGGCCAAGCGCGACAACAGAGGGAGGACTGCCCTCCATGAGGCAGCTTTGAATGGACATGCAGAGCTCTGTCAAGGTCTTCTCGAATTAAATCCAGAACTAATATATATCAAAGATAGAGATGGCCGAAACCCATTATATGATGTAGTTAAAGGAGAGTACAAGGACAGAAAATCAATATATCCTGCCTATAACGAGAATTACAAGCTAAGCCTGTCTATGAAATTGTTGGATGCATATTTGGAGAAAGATGTGTCTGGAGATGATTTGATGGACAGCAGCGGTCGAACCCTGTTGCATATTGCTGCTTCACAAGGCAAAGCCGAGTTTGTTGAAGAGCTTCTTTCCAgggataaaatcaaaacaaaactttTGAGCAGAGCAGATATCCGCGCACAAACGCCCCTCCATATGGCAGTAAAACGTGGAGAAAAGGATATAGTGAAAATTCTGTTGGACCATGGTGCACACCCTCTCAGAGAACGCGACTGCGATGGCAGAACCGCTCTTCATTATGCAGTGCAAGCGAAAGCTGAAGACAAAAGGGAATTGGCCCCCGAGCACAAAAAGGAATTGGCCCTTGACCTTCTTGAGGCATGTAAATCAGACGAAGAGAAATCGCTCCTATTATGGGCCTCTGCAGCAGGCTTCGGCACTGCTGACCAATATCCAAGCAAAGAAAATGATCCGCTTCACAAATTTCTTGTAGATGAAAAGAACAAGCTTAAAGAAGACGAGTCGTTAAATAGGAAATATAAGGGCAATTTGTTGAAAATGGCTGCTTCTCTTGGACAGATTGACATGACAAAAGAACTGATTAGCAGAGGTTATCAAATAGGGGACATTCGCGATCCGGAATGGACGCCAGAAAACCAAGAGGAGGTAAAGAAAG TTTTAAGACAAATTGAAACAATCAAAGAACAAGGAAATGACAAACCAGCTATAACAGACGCTCTTG GAAGATTTGACTATGCACAAGGTCTTGCTGCATTGTTTTTGAATCCTTACATAAAGCCTCCCATAGCTGTCGGTATCACTGGCTCTTGGGGTATGGGTAAATCTAGCCTTATGCTCCAG ACTCAACGCATTTTGCTAACAACAGCAGCTCAAATGGCATTGTTTCAATCCTCAAAGTTATCAAGCTCGGAGTTAGAATTACCTGATATTAAACCGTGTGAATTATCAACAAAGGCGAAAAGGAAATGTAAACACATATACAGACAAATAAAGTGTGAAGAACGAGTTAATAAAAACAGATTTCTAGTTTTGTGGGATAATATTAGATGGAAGCTAAAGCATATTAGTGTAGAGGAAGTTAAGAAAGAG CTGGATAAAATTCTGAACGAGTATGACCTTAAGTACCTAAAGGTTATTAAAGCACTCGCTGCTATGAACAGTAGTGACATG TTGAAAACCAACGCGTCACGTCCAAAAGCAGATCCTCCAGCAGAGGAAAATGTGCCAGCAGTTTTAACTGTTCAGTATAATGCATGGAAATATAAGGATGATACAGAAGCTTTGGCAGGTATAGCAGTTGAGATTACCAAAGAATTGGAAGGAATTATGACCCAGGATCAATGGCTCAGCACCTGCTGGCGAAATACGTGGGAAAAGAAGAAATATTCTCTATGGATTGAaattttctttccctctctccttgCATTGGTTTTGGTAAGTTCGTTTACTTGGATACTATGGGTGGTTTTGGACGGTGACAAATTAAAGGGATGGGTAAAAGCAAAATATGCATGGCCGCCAGCAGCCGTAGTAATAATTGTGTGGACTCTAACAAAGTCAATAATGGGCGTTTTAAAGCCCGTTAGTACTCAGTTAATGCAGTATATATCATTCCCAGATCATGCCGATAAACTGGGATATCAGGAACAGGTGATCCCAGATATTTCTTTCTTGAAAGATGAAATTGGCAAAACAGCCTCTTGGGTATTTGTTGTATTGTCTTGGGTGTTTGCCGTCTTTTCTTGGGTCTTCACCATCATCAAAGTGATATGCGGTCTAATTACTGGATGGTACATAATATCACTACCATTCCATCATCGAAGCCATGAAAAGGTCATAGAAGCTCCAAAGCTAACCCCTGCATCAGGAAGCAATCTTCGAATAATTGTTTTTGTGGACGATTTGGATAGATGCCAGGAATCTGTGATCTTAAAG GTTTTATCAGCTGTTAATCTTGTACTAGCAGAGTGCAATATCAATGTGGTAATAGgaatggacaaaagattgatagaAAGAGCAATAATAAAGAAATTTGAGGATGCAAATGCTAAAGATAACCAGGAATTGGCAGACATGTATTTACAAAAAATCATACAAGTGCCAGTGGATCTTCCCGACCCTAGCGATGAAGAATCAAGCAGGTTTTTAAAAGGACAATTGGGTGTatcagaaaatgaaaataaaacttCTATAGAGG ATAATGGGAGCTCAACTAATGGTGACGAGGAAAGAGAAGATGTCCCAGATAATAGGAGCTCAACCACTAGTGCCGAGGAACAAGAAGCTGTAGAACAAAACAGTGAAGCACAAGACCACACTGCTATAAGCGTGCAAAGTCCATCGGAAACAGCAGACATGAGATATGCGACAG GGCAAGAAAAACCCACTTCATATACTCTTGTCAGAGAGATGTTATTCGTAAGGTATAGCAGAGGAGAGGAGAATGCCTTTCTGTACTTTCAAAGGTTGGCTACAGACTGCAGAAAACATCCTCGCGAGTGGAAGCGCCTTCTCAATTATCACAGATTGGTCTGGTACATTTTCTCTGTAAATGAAAAAGCAAAGAATTTTTATGGATGGCAAGTAGAGTTGATCACCTGGATATTTATGTGTTGGGAATGGCAGGAATTCATGAATCTTGTCATAAAG AAATGGAAAGAAATTGGTGATCTTAAAATGAATGCACCATCACTGCTAATGATCGTCGAGCATTTAATGGAAGAACGTGAGAGAGAGAACATGAAGGTGACTAGCCATGATGAAAATGGCAAAGGGAAGATTGTGAAAACCAAAAAGCCGGAAGATATTAGTAAAAGTACAGATGATTTCCAAAACAGTGAGAAGGCAAATGCGGAGAGAATCATGGAACAGAAACTTGATGCATTAGAGAAATCATTGGTTGAGTTGAAGAAGGAAATGAAACGATTGAAGGAAGTAATCTCTGACGAATTAAAGAAGGAAATGAAACAATTGAAGGAAGTAATCTCTGACGAGTTGAAGAAAGATTTAAAAGAATTTAAAGAACAGGTGTCCGATGAGTTTGAAAAAATAAAAGAGCAGATGGTCGGTAAGAAAAGGGGGAAGAGTGAAGAAAGCTGGGAAACAGAGAAGAAAAACTGGGAGAGAATGAAGTCCGCATTAGAGAAGTATGACGTGTCAATGGATGGTGTTGAGTCTTTTCAAAGGTTTAGATTTTATTGTATAGCTGGCTATCTTCCACCCTTTGGTGAAGACAGCAAAAATGGTAGCAGTTGA
- the LOC131053482 gene encoding uncharacterized protein LOC131053482 isoform X2 has protein sequence MDFKKVERSYYSTPNGYRLATFDEVKNGLPMIKEQNILNKWDRVRLLDGWITGPGYNFEMGNDFKGCLGYMLLIQIKESGGTYANVHLTERGKEVALFLCVDDWNYEVVYWLLNSWSNSETMNIGEVIEGNILLGDVNFFEEKNKIMGHVARRLGEEGGAALQKAGKTKYSGKDSVKEVLSGMIKIVTEYYATMEVMGCGIWRMFALFEAEEFCLPDSVRKGDVAEPFWSFVCDSFAGYVVEVFALTSLLEISKMKIKSPCPKDLMTATSILLYLSDFRSDIIHEPLAHHCQDNCAGKILRHAAEKAVGVPQTFNSMLRHNPMWRCYDATGNYGVLSKLLFIVAKGEYTHIEQVKNMAGTVVEMLLQCGAQPGRRYAIGKYKAKTALHLVTKIRDKDVGTKITQALLDRCDEQSISELVNAADDRGRSALHSASEKGGAHICGLLVGGGASVTAQDKKGMTALHYAFEGEFDEVIDVLLESPRVSESLDLKDNRGYTPLDIAVEKKKYESIAELLSKSEESKTYFNKVDPAQFLCTSLQLGYVRIADRLFKNGVRLPYGDRDQEGKTALHLAAMCDNESNAMEIISLLIERATPDSENMVAKRDNRGRTALHEAALNGHAELCQGLLELNPELIYIKDRDGRNPLYDVVKGEYKDRKSIYPAYNENYKLSLSMKLLDAYLEKDVSGDDLMDSSGRTLLHIAASQGKAEFVEELLSRDKIKTKLLSRADIRAQTPLHMAVKRGEKDIVKILLDHGAHPLRERDCDGRTALHYAVQAKAEDKRELAPEHKKELALDLLEACKSDEEKSLLLWASAAGFGTADQYPSKENDPLHKFLVDEKNKLKEDESLNRKYKGNLLKMAASLGQIDMTKELISRGYQIGDIRDPEWTPENQEEVKKVLRQIETIKEQGNDKPAITDALGRFDYAQGLAALFLNPYIKPPIAVGITGSWGMGKSSLMLQTQRILLTTAAQMALFQSSKLSSSELELPDIKPCELSTKAKRKCKHIYRQIKCEERVNKNRFLVLWDNIRWKLKHISVEEVKKELDKILNEYDLKYLKVIKALAAMNSSDMLKTNASRPKADPPAEENVPAVLTVQYNAWKYKDDTEALAGIAVEITKELEGIMTQDQWLSTCWRNTWEKKKYSLWIEIFFPSLLALVLVSSFTWILWVVLDGDKLKGWVKAKYAWPPAAVVIIVWTLTKSIMGVLKPVSTQLMQYISFPDHADKLGYQEQVIPDISFLKDEIGKTASWVFVVLSWVFAVFSWVFTIIKVICGLITGWYIISLPFHHRSHEKVIEAPKLTPASGSNLRIIVFVDDLDRCQESVILKVLSAVNLVLAECNINVVIGMDKRLIERAIIKKFEDANAKDNQELADMYLQKIIQVPVDLPDPSDEESSRFLKGQLGVSENENKTSIEDNGSSTNGDEEREDVPDNRSSTTSAEEQEAVEQNSEAQDHTAISVQSPSETADMRYATGQEKPTSYTLVREMLFVRYSRGEENAFLYFQRLATDCRKHPREWKRLLNYHRLVWYIFSVNEKAKNFYGWQVELITWIFMCWEWQEFMNLVIKKWKEIGDLKMNAPSLLMIVEHLMEERERENMKVTSHDENGKGKIVKTKKPEDISKSTDDFQNSEKANAERIMEQKLDALEKSLVELKKEMKRLKEVISDELKKEMKQLKEVISDELKKDLKEFKEQVSDEFEKIKEQMVGKKRGKSEESWETEKKNWERMKSALEKYDVSMDGVESFQRFRFYCIAGYLPPFGEDSKNGSS, from the exons GTGGCACATACGCTAATGTTCATCTCACCGAACGAGGAAAAGAAGTGGCATTATTTTTGTGCGTAGATGATTGGAATTATGAAGTAGTTTACTGGTTGCTAAACTCTTGGTCGAATTCTGAGACCATGAACATTGGGGAAGTGATAGAGGGAAACATATTACTCGGTGATGTCAATTTTTTTGAAGAGAAGAACAAAATAATGGGTCATGTAGCCAGAAGACTTGGGGAAGAGGGAGGTGCTGCGCTTCAGAAGGCAGGAAAGACGAAGTATTCTGGCAAAGATTCAGTCAAAGAAGTGCTATCTGGCATGATCAAAATTGTTACAGAATATTATGCCACCATGGAAGTCATGGGTTGCGGCATATGGAGGATGTTTGCACTGTTTGAAGCTGAAGAATTTTGTCTTCCGGATTCTGTAAGGAAGGGAGACGTTGCAGAGCCATTCTGGAGTTTTGTGTGCGACAGCTTTGCGGGCTATGTTGTAGAAGTTTTTGCTCTTACAAGCCTTCTAGAAATAAGTAAGATGAAGATAAAAAGCCCCTGCCCGAAGGATTTGATGACCGCCACTTCCATTCTCTTGTATCTCTCGGATTTTCGATCCGATATCATACATGAACCACTCGCGCATCATTGTCAGGACAACTGTGCAGGAAAGATTCTGAGACATGCTGCCGAGAAGGCAGTCGGTGTCCCACAAACTTTTAACAGCATGTTACGACATAACCCAATGTGGAGGTGCTATGATGCCACGGGTAATTATGGTGTTCTCAGCAAGCTTCTATTCATTGTAGCGAAGGGTGAGTATACTCATATCGAACAAGTAAAAAATATGGCTGGTACCGTTGTAGAGATGCTATTGCAATGCGGCGCCCAGCCTGGACGACGCTATGCAATTGGTAAGTACAAAGCCAAAACGGCCTTACACTTAGTTACGAAAATTCGCGACAAAGATGTGGGGACAAAGATTACACAAGCTTTGCTAGACAGGTGTGATGAACAAAGTATATCTGAGTTAGTGAATGCGGCAGACGATAGAGGTAGGAGTGCTCTTCACAGCGCTTCAGAGAAAGGAGGTGCACATATCTGTGGACTGCTTGTCGGTGGCGGCGCTTCAGTGACTGCTCAAGACAAAAAGGGTATGACAGCCCTGCACTATGCATTTGAAGGAGAGTTTGATGAAGTTATAGATGTGTTACTGGAGAGTCCGCGTGTCAGTGAATCACTTGATTTAAAAGACAATAGAGGATACACACCTTTAGATATAGCTGTTGAGAAGAAGAAATATGAGTCAATAGCAGAATTGTTATCAAAGTCAGAAGAGTCAAAAACTTATTTTAATAAAGTGGATCCGGCACAATTCCTATGTACCTCTTTACAACTTGGTTATGTGCGTATCGCTGACAGGCTGTTTAAAAATGGAGTAAGGCTGCCATATGGTGATCGTGATCAAGAAGGCAAAACAGCTCTGCATTTGGCTGCTATGTGTGACAATGAGTCTAATGCAATGGAAATTATTTCCTTATTAATTGAACGAGCAACTCCAGATTCAGAAAACATGGTGGCCAAGCGCGACAACAGAGGGAGGACTGCCCTCCATGAGGCAGCTTTGAATGGACATGCAGAGCTCTGTCAAGGTCTTCTCGAATTAAATCCAGAACTAATATATATCAAAGATAGAGATGGCCGAAACCCATTATATGATGTAGTTAAAGGAGAGTACAAGGACAGAAAATCAATATATCCTGCCTATAACGAGAATTACAAGCTAAGCCTGTCTATGAAATTGTTGGATGCATATTTGGAGAAAGATGTGTCTGGAGATGATTTGATGGACAGCAGCGGTCGAACCCTGTTGCATATTGCTGCTTCACAAGGCAAAGCCGAGTTTGTTGAAGAGCTTCTTTCCAgggataaaatcaaaacaaaactttTGAGCAGAGCAGATATCCGCGCACAAACGCCCCTCCATATGGCAGTAAAACGTGGAGAAAAGGATATAGTGAAAATTCTGTTGGACCATGGTGCACACCCTCTCAGAGAACGCGACTGCGATGGCAGAACCGCTCTTCATTATGCAGTGCAAGCGAAAGCTGAAGACAAAAGGGAATTGGCCCCCGAGCACAAAAAGGAATTGGCCCTTGACCTTCTTGAGGCATGTAAATCAGACGAAGAGAAATCGCTCCTATTATGGGCCTCTGCAGCAGGCTTCGGCACTGCTGACCAATATCCAAGCAAAGAAAATGATCCGCTTCACAAATTTCTTGTAGATGAAAAGAACAAGCTTAAAGAAGACGAGTCGTTAAATAGGAAATATAAGGGCAATTTGTTGAAAATGGCTGCTTCTCTTGGACAGATTGACATGACAAAAGAACTGATTAGCAGAGGTTATCAAATAGGGGACATTCGCGATCCGGAATGGACGCCAGAAAACCAAGAGGAGGTAAAGAAAG TTTTAAGACAAATTGAAACAATCAAAGAACAAGGAAATGACAAACCAGCTATAACAGACGCTCTTG GAAGATTTGACTATGCACAAGGTCTTGCTGCATTGTTTTTGAATCCTTACATAAAGCCTCCCATAGCTGTCGGTATCACTGGCTCTTGGGGTATGGGTAAATCTAGCCTTATGCTCCAG ACTCAACGCATTTTGCTAACAACAGCAGCTCAAATGGCATTGTTTCAATCCTCAAAGTTATCAAGCTCGGAGTTAGAATTACCTGATATTAAACCGTGTGAATTATCAACAAAGGCGAAAAGGAAATGTAAACACATATACAGACAAATAAAGTGTGAAGAACGAGTTAATAAAAACAGATTTCTAGTTTTGTGGGATAATATTAGATGGAAGCTAAAGCATATTAGTGTAGAGGAAGTTAAGAAAGAG CTGGATAAAATTCTGAACGAGTATGACCTTAAGTACCTAAAGGTTATTAAAGCACTCGCTGCTATGAACAGTAGTGACATG TTGAAAACCAACGCGTCACGTCCAAAAGCAGATCCTCCAGCAGAGGAAAATGTGCCAGCAGTTTTAACTGTTCAGTATAATGCATGGAAATATAAGGATGATACAGAAGCTTTGGCAGGTATAGCAGTTGAGATTACCAAAGAATTGGAAGGAATTATGACCCAGGATCAATGGCTCAGCACCTGCTGGCGAAATACGTGGGAAAAGAAGAAATATTCTCTATGGATTGAaattttctttccctctctccttgCATTGGTTTTGGTAAGTTCGTTTACTTGGATACTATGGGTGGTTTTGGACGGTGACAAATTAAAGGGATGGGTAAAAGCAAAATATGCATGGCCGCCAGCAGCCGTAGTAATAATTGTGTGGACTCTAACAAAGTCAATAATGGGCGTTTTAAAGCCCGTTAGTACTCAGTTAATGCAGTATATATCATTCCCAGATCATGCCGATAAACTGGGATATCAGGAACAGGTGATCCCAGATATTTCTTTCTTGAAAGATGAAATTGGCAAAACAGCCTCTTGGGTATTTGTTGTATTGTCTTGGGTGTTTGCCGTCTTTTCTTGGGTCTTCACCATCATCAAAGTGATATGCGGTCTAATTACTGGATGGTACATAATATCACTACCATTCCATCATCGAAGCCATGAAAAGGTCATAGAAGCTCCAAAGCTAACCCCTGCATCAGGAAGCAATCTTCGAATAATTGTTTTTGTGGACGATTTGGATAGATGCCAGGAATCTGTGATCTTAAAG GTTTTATCAGCTGTTAATCTTGTACTAGCAGAGTGCAATATCAATGTGGTAATAGgaatggacaaaagattgatagaAAGAGCAATAATAAAGAAATTTGAGGATGCAAATGCTAAAGATAACCAGGAATTGGCAGACATGTATTTACAAAAAATCATACAAGTGCCAGTGGATCTTCCCGACCCTAGCGATGAAGAATCAAGCAGGTTTTTAAAAGGACAATTGGGTGTatcagaaaatgaaaataaaacttCTATAGAGG ATAATGGGAGCTCAACTAATGGTGACGAGGAAAGAGAAGATGTCCCAGATAATAGGAGCTCAACCACTAGTGCCGAGGAACAAGAAGCTGTAGAACAAAACAGTGAAGCACAAGACCACACTGCTATAAGCGTGCAAAGTCCATCGGAAACAGCAGACATGAGATATGCGACAG GGCAAGAAAAACCCACTTCATATACTCTTGTCAGAGAGATGTTATTCGTAAGGTATAGCAGAGGAGAGGAGAATGCCTTTCTGTACTTTCAAAGGTTGGCTACAGACTGCAGAAAACATCCTCGCGAGTGGAAGCGCCTTCTCAATTATCACAGATTGGTCTGGTACATTTTCTCTGTAAATGAAAAAGCAAAGAATTTTTATGGATGGCAAGTAGAGTTGATCACCTGGATATTTATGTGTTGGGAATGGCAGGAATTCATGAATCTTGTCATAAAG AAATGGAAAGAAATTGGTGATCTTAAAATGAATGCACCATCACTGCTAATGATCGTCGAGCATTTAATGGAAGAACGTGAGAGAGAGAACATGAAGGTGACTAGCCATGATGAAAATGGCAAAGGGAAGATTGTGAAAACCAAAAAGCCGGAAGATATTAGTAAAAGTACAGATGATTTCCAAAACAGTGAGAAGGCAAATGCGGAGAGAATCATGGAACAGAAACTTGATGCATTAGAGAAATCATTGGTTGAGTTGAAGAAGGAAATGAAACGATTGAAGGAAGTAATCTCTGACGAATTAAAGAAGGAAATGAAACAATTGAAGGAAGTAATCTCTGACGAGTTGAAGAAAGATTTAAAAGAATTTAAAGAACAGGTGTCCGATGAGTTTGAAAAAATAAAAGAGCAGATGGTCGGTAAGAAAAGGGGGAAGAGTGAAGAAAGCTGGGAAACAGAGAAGAAAAACTGGGAGAGAATGAAGTCCGCATTAGAGAAGTATGACGTGTCAATGGATGGTGTTGAGTCTTTTCAAAGGTTTAGATTTTATTGTATAGCTGGCTATCTTCCACCCTTTGGTGAAGACAGCAAAAATGGTAGCAGTTGA